A region from the Salvia splendens isolate huo1 chromosome 15, SspV2, whole genome shotgun sequence genome encodes:
- the LOC121766449 gene encoding probable 2-oxoglutarate-dependent dioxygenase AOP1 translates to MKLPLIDLSNLGENDSPRWESTKIQIREALQEYGCFEANFNNNIPLELRKSVGEGIRQLFDLPLAIKLLNKNPHKPLHSYVGRNDTDGLVESVAIDGALSSHVVDTFANLMWPNQGNPTFSKDILLYCEKMSELDKIVRRIVLESFGLEKYIDEHFNSTDYVCRINKYEAPRTPHSTLGLFSHTDKNFISTLHQLNHVNGLLILTKDGKTWIPANPTSPDSFVVLVGTTFRAWTNGRLHDPTHKVVVSGDETRYMIGLFTVAKEGCVIKTPEELVDEDHPLLYKPFDYYKFNKFTTTDAGRALPDPLKEYCGA, encoded by the exons ATGAAGCTCCCTTTGATTGATTTGAGCAACCTAGGAGAAAATGATTCTCCAAGGTGGGAATCAACTAAAATCCAAATTCGAGAAGCCCTTCAAGAATATGGGTGTTTTGAAGCTAACTTCAATAACAATATTCCTCTTGAGTTGAGGAAATCAGTTGGTGAAGGGATTCGACAACTTTTCGATCTCCCTTTAGCCATCAAACTACTTAACAAAAATCCACACAAACCTTTACATAGCTATGTTGGCCGAAACGATACCGATGGACTCGTAGAAAGTGTAGCCATTGATGGCGCCCTCTCGTCTCACGTAGTCGACACCTTCGCCAACCTCATGTGGCCTAATCAAGGCAATCCCACTTTCAG CAAAGATATACTGTTATATTGTGAGAAAATGTCTGAACTGGACAAGATTGTGAGGCGGATAGTGTTGGAGAGTTTTGGACTGGAAAAATACATAGACGAACACTTCAACTCCACGGATTACGTCTGTCGTATCAACAAGTACGAGGCGCCTCGAACGCCTCACTCAACGCTCGGATTATTTTCCCATACAGACAAGAACTTCATCTCCACATTGCATCAGCTCAATCATGTTAACGGTTTGCTGATTCTTACCAAAGATGGGAAAACTTGGATCCCTGCAAATCCAACATCACCCGATTCATTCGTTGTCTTAGTCGGGACCACTTTCCGC GCATGGACAAATGGGCGACTGCATGATCCAACCCACAAGGTGGTGGTGAGCGGGGATGAAACTCGATACATGATCGGATTGTTTACGGTTGCAAAAGAAGGGTGCGTGATTAAGACTCCGGAAGAGTTGGTGGATGAAGATCACCCTTTGCTCTACAAGCCTTTTGATTACTATAAGTTCAATAAGTTTACCACCACAGATGCTGGTAGAGCTTTGCCGGATCCTCTCAAGGAATATTGTGGAGCCTAA